A genomic stretch from Mastacembelus armatus chromosome 7, fMasArm1.2, whole genome shotgun sequence includes:
- the tti1 gene encoding TELO2-interacting protein 1 homolog isoform X1: MPPSPTMAQISDPKIAFAYLRPACVLLTQEPSVMNVEALNAQLKDVNDAALQQLQEYILYPLRFVLKVPGPKKEKLVQAVVMAMSHVLENSCVQSWETLHDLFSEVTLCLCSPTNPGKPADKSEELKLAVLRCLDALLHAAYGDIVFKLFEPIMLPELGAAISLLLALGEKEKSRDLQAAALKCLQALTMQCDCTQDHIVPTSEERRAIGSTMASALPGIAMAVVRIITGDLRQGHVVTVKAIKIWSGTVGLVMEDSQLQASETRKTPSLNLGKIAQLLVHRTPDWVKSTAGKLFVLLKKIISCTSAHQHWRVRMELVELADHLLARCSQSLGECVGPLLEALVGAVNDEEPRIRERCEVSLKEVSQRNQSCSSRCSDHTSHHSSTQTFTDVLSENLHSLATSLPRLMRTSDDQKKLFVLNVFLGYLKVLGPLISVVLTSAAHLERISKALMQVLELDVMDVRIVEERSYSSTIEISSASHDSFTAHRQKKHFLYFTDDKILSVLTEICQSLGYYGNIYLLTDHFLDLYRQSSAYRKQAAMVLNELIRGAAGIDVAAGAQSLEGEGQGHYATQEDLKAAVMSVIEEYTSLINWHLITASEETDRDRQDQQLLSPPRLFSITNSEISSCNTNSLQVIPSSFGSPFLVSSATTVHQLNSNIWQLCIQLEGIACFAQALGPDFRPLLMTSLYPVLEKAGEETLLVSQAALGSMWDISKACGYISLKELINDNADYLLNDISVNLQRLSQHPQAPRVLTVMLDYSDCSLLPLFGDIVQDVLMALDLSYDHTAALFCSVLHALMKALARWFPSSSNETKPKETSTNQEVLNIRQFLLDYYKQKELAEGIGIEEDITEDLEGISPTECENVEDIGGPDVKAELPSHLSITKDVMERCIHLLSDPSLRIRLKVLDVLELCVCVLSEKENELLPMVHRCWPALLQRLTADDPLAVLRAFRVLCTLGEKCCDFLRRRISKEVLPKLSSSLARQAPISAKAGPVYSHTLAYKLQLAVMNGLGSLCQRLDLGEADLDAVCEACLPYLSCRQPIRLQDACLSVFRHLIQVDPDTYWFTLNELHCPSSYIPPHHDLHPLQLNGMGRLRDEYSDNVLKLLREEFGSVVATASQPVSK; the protein is encoded by the exons ATGCCTCCAAGTCCGACCATGGCTCAGATCAGTGATCCAAAGATTGCTTTTGCTTACCTGCGCCCAGCCTGTGTCTTGCTCACCCAAGAGCCCTCTGTGATGAACGTAGAGGCACTGAATGCCCAGCTGAAAGACGTTAATGATGCCGCATTGCAACAGCTCCAAGAGTACATTCTCTACCCTCTTCGCTTCGTCCTTAAAGTCCCAGGACCTAAGAAGGAAAAACTGGTACAGGCTGTGGTCATGGCCATGAGCCATGTCTTGGAGAACAGTTGTGTCCAGAGCTGGGAGACCCTTCATGACCTCTTCTCAGAAGTAACCCTCTGCCTGTGCTCTCCAACCAACCCTGGGAAACCTGCAGATAAGTCAGAGGAGCTAAAATTGGCTGTGCTGAGGTGCCTGGACGCCCTGTTACATGCTGCTTATGGTGATatagtttttaaactttttgaACCAATCATGCTGCCCGAACTGGGAGCTGCCATATCACTGCTGCTGGCTttaggagagaaggagaaatctCGGGATTTACAAGCAGCTGCCTTGAAGTGCCTGCAGGCTTTGACTATGCAGTGTGACTGCACTCAAGATCACATAGTCCCAACCTCAGAAGAGCGACGTGCTATAGGCAGCACCATGGCTTCAGCTTTACCTGGGATTGCTATGGCTGTAGTTAGGATCATTACAGGAGATCTTCGACAAGGACATGTAGTCACAGTCAAGGCCATCAAG ATTTGGTCTGGAACTGTGGGGCTTGTCATGGAAGACAGCCAGCTCCAGGCTAGTGAGACCCGGAAGACTCCCTCATTAAATCTGGGAAAGATTGCGCAACTGCTGGTCCATCGAACACCAGACTGGGTAAAAAGCACTGCGGGGAAACTGTTTGTACTGCTGAAGAAGATCATCTCCTGTACCTCAGCCCATCAGCACTGGCGGGTTCGCATGGAGCTGGTGGAGCTGGCTGACCACTTGCTAGCCAGGTGTAGTCAATCACTGGGAGAGTGCGTGGGGCCACTACTTGAGGCACTGGTTGGAGCAGTCAATGATGAGGAGCCCAGAATCAGAGAGAG GTGTGAGGTTTCTCTCAAAGAGGTATCGCAGAGAAATCAGAGCTGTAGCAGCCGCTGCAGTGATCATACCAGTCACCACAGCAGTACTCAGACATTCACTGATGTGCTTTCAGAGAATCTCCACTCATTGGCCACCTCCCTGCCCAGACTGATGAGGACTTCTGATGACCAGAAGAAGCTGTTTGTCCTCAATGTGTTTCTGGGTTACTTAAAAGTCCTGGGACCACTTATATCTGTAGTGCTGACCTCGGCTGCACACCTGGAGAGGATTTCCAAAGCTTTGATGCAG GTGCTGGAGCTGGATGTGATGGATGTTCGCATTGTAGAAGAGAGAAGTTACAGCTCTACCATAGAAATAAGTTCAGCCTCTCATGATTCCTTCACTGCTCACAGACAGAAGAAGCATTTTCTCTACTTTACTGATGACAAGATCTTATCTGTGCTCACGGAAATCTGTCAGTCATTAG gtTACTATGGCAACATTTACCTGCTGACTGATCACTTTCTGGATCTGTATCGACAGTCTTCAGCATATAGAAAGCAGGCTGCTATGGTGTTAAACGAGCTCATCAGGGGTGCTGCAGGTATCGACGTAGCTGCAGGGGCTCAGAGTTTGGAAGGTGAAGGTCAGGGACACTATGCCACTCAGGAAGACCTTAAAGCAGCAGTGATGTCTGTCATTGAAGAGTACACCAGTCTGATCAACTGGCACTTGATCACGGCCagtgaggagacagacagagatcgGCAGGACCAGCAG CTCCTCAGCCCACCCAGACTGTTCTCCATAACCAACAGTGAAATCAGCAGCTGTAACACGAATTCCCTCCAAGTCATTCCTTCTTCATTTGGGTCCCCATTTCTCGTTTCATCCGCCACCACAGTCCACCAGCTCAACAGCAACATCTGGCAGCTGTGTATCCAACTTGAGGGGATCGCCTGCTTTGCTCAAGCCCTGGGGCCTGACTTTCGTCCCCTGTTGATGACATCACTGTACCCTGTCCTGGAGAAAGCTGGGGAGGAGACACTACTTGTCAGCCAGGCAGCGCTGGGCTCCATGTGGGACATCAGTAAAGCCTGTGGCTATATCTCCCTCAAGGAGCTGATCAACGATAACGCCGACTACCTGCTCAATGACATCTCTGTCAACCTGCAGAGGCTCAGCCAGCATCCACAG GCTCCACGGGTGTTGACAGTGATGTTGGATTACTCTGACTGCTCTCTGCTGCCCCTGTTTGGAGACATTGTTCAGGATGTTCTGATGGCTCTGGATCTCAGCTATGACCACACAGCTGCTCTTTTTTGCTCTGTGCTCCATGCACTCATGAAGGCACTGG caAGATGGTTTCCCTCCAGTTCTAATGAGACCAAACCCAAAGAGACCTCCACTAACCAGGAAGTTCTCAACATTCGCCAGTTCCTGCTGGATTACTATAAACAGAAAGAGCTGGCAGAGGGGATTGGAATAGAGGAAGACATCACTGAAGACCtag AAGGCATTTCTCCAACGGAGTGTGAGAATGTTGAAGATATCGGTGGTCCTGATGTGAAAGCTGAACTTCCCTCCCACCTCAGCATCACTAAAGATGTTATGGAACGCTGCATTCACCTGCTGTCTGACCCCAGCCTCAGGATACGACTCAAG GTACTGGATGTGCTGGagctgtgcgtgtgtgtactgagtgaaaaggaaaatgaacTTCTGCCTATGGTCCATCGCTGCTGGCCCGCCCTCCTACAGAGACTGACAGCTGATGACCCTTTAGCAGTCCTCAGAGCCTTTAGA GTGCTGTGTACACTGGGTGAAAAATGTTGTGACTTCTTGAGGAGAAGGATTTCTAAAGAGGTTCTTCCCAAGCTGAGCTCTTCACTGGCTCGACAGGCTCCAATTAGTGCCAAGGCTGGACCCGTCTACTCACACACCCTTGCCTATAAACTGCAGCTGGCTGTAATGAACGGGCTGGGCTCTTTGTGTCAGAGGCTTGACCTGG GTGAGGCTGATCTGGATGCTGTGTGCGAAGCCTGCCTGCCCTACCTGAGCTGCAGGCAACCCATTAGACTGCAAGATGCCTGCTTAAG TGTCTTCAGACACTTAATCCAGGTGGATCCAGACACCTATTGGTTCACTCTGAATGAGTTGCACTGCCCATCCTCTTACATCCCGCCCCACCATGACCTCCACCCTCTACAGCTGAACGGGATGGGCAGACTGAGAGACGAGTATTCAGATAACGTGCTGAAACTGCTGAGGGAGGAGTTTGGCTCAGTTGTTGCaacagccagccagccagtcagcaaATGA
- the tti1 gene encoding TELO2-interacting protein 1 homolog isoform X2, with translation MPPSPTMAQISDPKIAFAYLRPACVLLTQEPSVMNVEALNAQLKDVNDAALQQLQEYILYPLRFVLKVPGPKKEKLVQAVVMAMSHVLENSCVQSWETLHDLFSEVTLCLCSPTNPGKPADKSEELKLAVLRCLDALLHAAYGDIVFKLFEPIMLPELGAAISLLLALGEKEKSRDLQAAALKCLQALTMQCDCTQDHIVPTSEERRAIGSTMASALPGIAMAVVRIITGDLRQGHVVTVKAIKIWSGTVGLVMEDSQLQASETRKTPSLNLGKIAQLLVHRTPDWVKSTAGKLFVLLKKIISCTSAHQHWRVRMELVELADHLLARCSQSLGECVGPLLEALVGAVNDEEPRIRERCEVSLKEVSQRNQSCSSRCSDHTSHHSSTQTFTDVLSENLHSLATSLPRLMRTSDDQKKLFVLNVFLGYLKVLGPLISVVLTSAAHLERISKALMQVLELDVMDVRIVEERSYSSTIEISSASHDSFTAHRQKKHFLYFTDDKILSVLTEICQSLGYYGNIYLLTDHFLDLYRQSSAYRKQAAMVLNELIRGAAGIDVAAGAQSLEGEGQGHYATQEDLKAAVMSVIEEYTSLINWHLITASEETDRDRQDQQLLSPPRLFSITNSEISSCNTNSLQVIPSSFGSPFLVSSATTVHQLNSNIWQLCIQLEGIACFAQALGPDFRPLLMTSLYPVLEKAGEETLLVSQAALGSMWDISKACGYISLKELINDNADYLLNDISVNLQRLSQHPQAPRVLTVMLDYSDCSLLPLFGDIVQDVLMALDLSYDHTAALFCSVLHALMKALARWFPSSSNETKPKETSTNQEVLNIRQFLLDYYKQKELAEGIGIEEDITEDLEGISPTECENVEDIGGPDVKAELPSHLSITKDVMERCIHLLSDPSLRIRLKVLDVLELCVCVLSEKENELLPMVHRCWPALLQRLTADDPLAVLRAFRVGAVYTG, from the exons ATGCCTCCAAGTCCGACCATGGCTCAGATCAGTGATCCAAAGATTGCTTTTGCTTACCTGCGCCCAGCCTGTGTCTTGCTCACCCAAGAGCCCTCTGTGATGAACGTAGAGGCACTGAATGCCCAGCTGAAAGACGTTAATGATGCCGCATTGCAACAGCTCCAAGAGTACATTCTCTACCCTCTTCGCTTCGTCCTTAAAGTCCCAGGACCTAAGAAGGAAAAACTGGTACAGGCTGTGGTCATGGCCATGAGCCATGTCTTGGAGAACAGTTGTGTCCAGAGCTGGGAGACCCTTCATGACCTCTTCTCAGAAGTAACCCTCTGCCTGTGCTCTCCAACCAACCCTGGGAAACCTGCAGATAAGTCAGAGGAGCTAAAATTGGCTGTGCTGAGGTGCCTGGACGCCCTGTTACATGCTGCTTATGGTGATatagtttttaaactttttgaACCAATCATGCTGCCCGAACTGGGAGCTGCCATATCACTGCTGCTGGCTttaggagagaaggagaaatctCGGGATTTACAAGCAGCTGCCTTGAAGTGCCTGCAGGCTTTGACTATGCAGTGTGACTGCACTCAAGATCACATAGTCCCAACCTCAGAAGAGCGACGTGCTATAGGCAGCACCATGGCTTCAGCTTTACCTGGGATTGCTATGGCTGTAGTTAGGATCATTACAGGAGATCTTCGACAAGGACATGTAGTCACAGTCAAGGCCATCAAG ATTTGGTCTGGAACTGTGGGGCTTGTCATGGAAGACAGCCAGCTCCAGGCTAGTGAGACCCGGAAGACTCCCTCATTAAATCTGGGAAAGATTGCGCAACTGCTGGTCCATCGAACACCAGACTGGGTAAAAAGCACTGCGGGGAAACTGTTTGTACTGCTGAAGAAGATCATCTCCTGTACCTCAGCCCATCAGCACTGGCGGGTTCGCATGGAGCTGGTGGAGCTGGCTGACCACTTGCTAGCCAGGTGTAGTCAATCACTGGGAGAGTGCGTGGGGCCACTACTTGAGGCACTGGTTGGAGCAGTCAATGATGAGGAGCCCAGAATCAGAGAGAG GTGTGAGGTTTCTCTCAAAGAGGTATCGCAGAGAAATCAGAGCTGTAGCAGCCGCTGCAGTGATCATACCAGTCACCACAGCAGTACTCAGACATTCACTGATGTGCTTTCAGAGAATCTCCACTCATTGGCCACCTCCCTGCCCAGACTGATGAGGACTTCTGATGACCAGAAGAAGCTGTTTGTCCTCAATGTGTTTCTGGGTTACTTAAAAGTCCTGGGACCACTTATATCTGTAGTGCTGACCTCGGCTGCACACCTGGAGAGGATTTCCAAAGCTTTGATGCAG GTGCTGGAGCTGGATGTGATGGATGTTCGCATTGTAGAAGAGAGAAGTTACAGCTCTACCATAGAAATAAGTTCAGCCTCTCATGATTCCTTCACTGCTCACAGACAGAAGAAGCATTTTCTCTACTTTACTGATGACAAGATCTTATCTGTGCTCACGGAAATCTGTCAGTCATTAG gtTACTATGGCAACATTTACCTGCTGACTGATCACTTTCTGGATCTGTATCGACAGTCTTCAGCATATAGAAAGCAGGCTGCTATGGTGTTAAACGAGCTCATCAGGGGTGCTGCAGGTATCGACGTAGCTGCAGGGGCTCAGAGTTTGGAAGGTGAAGGTCAGGGACACTATGCCACTCAGGAAGACCTTAAAGCAGCAGTGATGTCTGTCATTGAAGAGTACACCAGTCTGATCAACTGGCACTTGATCACGGCCagtgaggagacagacagagatcgGCAGGACCAGCAG CTCCTCAGCCCACCCAGACTGTTCTCCATAACCAACAGTGAAATCAGCAGCTGTAACACGAATTCCCTCCAAGTCATTCCTTCTTCATTTGGGTCCCCATTTCTCGTTTCATCCGCCACCACAGTCCACCAGCTCAACAGCAACATCTGGCAGCTGTGTATCCAACTTGAGGGGATCGCCTGCTTTGCTCAAGCCCTGGGGCCTGACTTTCGTCCCCTGTTGATGACATCACTGTACCCTGTCCTGGAGAAAGCTGGGGAGGAGACACTACTTGTCAGCCAGGCAGCGCTGGGCTCCATGTGGGACATCAGTAAAGCCTGTGGCTATATCTCCCTCAAGGAGCTGATCAACGATAACGCCGACTACCTGCTCAATGACATCTCTGTCAACCTGCAGAGGCTCAGCCAGCATCCACAG GCTCCACGGGTGTTGACAGTGATGTTGGATTACTCTGACTGCTCTCTGCTGCCCCTGTTTGGAGACATTGTTCAGGATGTTCTGATGGCTCTGGATCTCAGCTATGACCACACAGCTGCTCTTTTTTGCTCTGTGCTCCATGCACTCATGAAGGCACTGG caAGATGGTTTCCCTCCAGTTCTAATGAGACCAAACCCAAAGAGACCTCCACTAACCAGGAAGTTCTCAACATTCGCCAGTTCCTGCTGGATTACTATAAACAGAAAGAGCTGGCAGAGGGGATTGGAATAGAGGAAGACATCACTGAAGACCtag AAGGCATTTCTCCAACGGAGTGTGAGAATGTTGAAGATATCGGTGGTCCTGATGTGAAAGCTGAACTTCCCTCCCACCTCAGCATCACTAAAGATGTTATGGAACGCTGCATTCACCTGCTGTCTGACCCCAGCCTCAGGATACGACTCAAG GTACTGGATGTGCTGGagctgtgcgtgtgtgtactgagtgaaaaggaaaatgaacTTCTGCCTATGGTCCATCGCTGCTGGCCCGCCCTCCTACAGAGACTGACAGCTGATGACCCTTTAGCAGTCCTCAGAGCCTTTAGAGTAG GTGCTGTGTACACTGGGTGA